Proteins from a genomic interval of Colletotrichum higginsianum IMI 349063 chromosome 6, whole genome shotgun sequence:
- a CDS encoding PfkB family carbohydrate kinase — MVIPDPAPAPAPAFVSLGMVVLDEIRFPDGKVLRDIPGGSGFYSTLGARLAVPQSESAAVCCLIVAGSDFPALVRKQIEEWGVSVHLEERPGECSTRGLLEYENDAFGKKHFRYTTPPLLPNVDTLPGRLLGSSVFHVLATPEDLKRQVAALRTRRASVDGSRPLIAWEPSSIGISNTEDDHMRVIHTLGICSPNDHELLRMMGVREGPGIPYNRALVESHAIRLSNDEMLHGGSSAPERPSKGRITVIRCGDQGCLTIRQRAEPIWLPPFHDYGSPKVVDPTGAGNAFLGAFAAAFAKTHDEVLASAYGTVAASFVIEQIGPPRRGMANGKEFWNGEDFEERLRQYIAKVET; from the exons ATGGTCATCCCGGACCCGGCTCCcgcgccggctccggcttTTGTCTCGCTCGGAATGGTTGTTCTCGACGAGATCCGCTTTCCGGACGGCAAAGTCCTCCGCGACATCCCCGGCGGCTCCGGCTTTTACA GTACTCTCggcgcccgcctcgccgtcccGCAGAGCGAGTCCGCGGCCGTTTGCtgcctcatcgtcgccggaTCGGACTTCCCCGCCTTGGTGAGGAAACAGATCGAAGAATGGGGCGTCAGTGTGCACTTGGAAGAGAGACCCGGCGAATGCTCGACCAGGGGTCTCCTGGAGTACGAGAATGACGCTTTTGGGA AAAAGCATTTCCGATACACCACGCCTCCGCTCCTCCCAAACGTGGATACACTTCCGGGTCGGCTTCTCGGCTCGTCCGTTTTTCATGTCCTGGCGACGCCTGAGGACCTCAAGCGACAGGTTGCCGCCCTCAGAACACGCCGCGCCAGTGTAGACGGCTCTCGACCTTTGATTGCTTGGGAGCCTTCATCCATCGGCATCTCTAATACAGAGGATGATCATATGAGAGTTATTCACACATTAGGCATATGCTCTCCAAACGATCACGAGCTGCTGCGCATGATGGGCGTACGGGAAGGCCCAGGGATCCCCTACAACAGAGCACTCGTCGAGTCCCACGCCATTCGACTCTCCAACGATGAGATGCTCCACGGTGGCTCATCTGCCCCTGAGCGGCCTAGCAAAGGGAGAATCACAGTCATCAGGTGCGGCGACCAAGGATGTCTGACCATCCGCCAGAGAGCCGAGCCCATATGGTTGCCCCCCTTTCACGACTACGGCTCGCCCAAAGTCGTCGACCCCACCGGTGCCGGAaacgccttcctcggcgctttcgccgccgccttcgccaagACGCACGACGAGGTCCTGGCGTCCGCGTACGGCACCGTCGCGGCCAGCTTCGTCATTGAGCAGATTGGCCCGCCCAGGAGGGGGATGGCGAATGGTAAGGAATTCTGGAACGGGGAGGACTTCGAGGAGAGACTGAGGCAGTACATAGCCAAGGTCGAGACGTGA
- a CDS encoding Homoserine kinase — translation MSKETFVIKTPSSSANIGPGFDVIGLALSVYLELHVTVDRSKTTSAEPLNCRLTYEGQGEGTDDISLDPSVNLITRVALYVLRCHGQRMFPVETHVHIKNPIPLGRGLGSSGSAVVAGVMLGKEVGHLDHLSLDRLFDFCLMIERHPDNVGASLYGGFVGTYLRPLKPEDVQRIEIPLSEVLPAPAGGVDTGETPPEPPHGIGHHIKFPWAKEIKAIAIIPDFQVPTHLAREVLPPHYTRPDVTFNMQRIALLPVALGTSPPDPELIHLAMQDKIHQPYRQTLIPGLGQVVESMSPSTQPGFLGVCLSGAGPTILALATSNFEEIAGKIIKILKENNADKDVGCQWKILEPAEGTQVIR, via the exons ATGTCCAAGGAGACATTCGTGATCaagacgccctcgtcgtccgccaACATTGGCCCGGGCTTCGAcgtcatcggcctcgccctctccgtctACCTCGAGCTGCACGTCACCGTTGACCGCTCCAAGACCACCTCGGCCGAACCCCTGAACTGCCGCCTCACCTacgagggccagggcgaGGGCACCGACGACATCAGCCTCGACCCCTCGGTCAACCTCATCACCCGCGTCGCCCTCTACGTCCTGCGCTGCCACGGCCAGCGCATGTTCCCCGTCGAGACCCATGTCCACATCAAGAACCCCatccccctcggccgcggcctcggcaGCTCCggctccgccgtcgtcgccggcgtcatgctcggcaaggaggtcggccatctcgaccACCTCAGCCTCGACAGGCTCTTTGACTTTTGTCTGATGATTG AGAGACACCCCGACAACGTCGGCGCCTCGCTGtacggcggcttcgtcggAACCTACCTCCGCCCCCTgaagcccgaggacgtcCAGCGCATCGAGATCCCCCTGAGCGAGGTCCTGCCGGCCCCGgctggcggcgtcgacacgGGCGAGACCCCGCCCGAGCCGCCCCACGGCATCGGCCACCACATCAAGTTCCCCTGGGCcaaggagatcaaggccatcgccatcatccccgATTTCCAGGTCCCCACCCACCTCGCCCGCGAGGTGCTGCCTCCTCACTACACCCGTCCCGATGTT ACCTTCAACATGCAGAGAATAGCCCTCCTCCCCGTGGCTCTGGgcacctcgccgccggacCCGGAGCTCATCCACCTCGCCATGCAGGACAAGATCCACCAGCCCTACCGCCAGACCCTGAtccccggcctcggccaggtcgtcgagagcATGTCGCCCAGCACGCAACCGGGCTTCCTCGGTGTGTGCCTCTCGGGCGCCGGCCCCACCATCCTGGCCCTCGCAACGAGCAACTTTGAAGAGATCGCCGGCAAGATCATCAAGATCCTTAAGGAGAAcaacgccgacaaggacgtcGGCTGCCAGTGGAAGATCCTGGAGCCGGCCGAGGGCACGCAGGTCATCCGATGA
- a CDS encoding EC5 protein has protein sequence MMLLPERPQRHGCPAPLCFVCRKLPQGRELPALARGSRWSMMEDADGSDSAGLLELYKERPRTHLVQISFWSSFSSASSSTSPTTTNNSPDQSFKSSTYSQTTLITYSQPHTAKMQLSGLVTFLSSVAAAAAVSVSYDTGYDDGARSLTSVSCSDGANGLITRYGWQNQGQVARFPYIGGVDAVAGWNSPSCGTCWQLTYNGKSINVLAVDHAGSGFNLALGALNDLTNGQAVQLGRIEAQATQVGLNACGL, from the exons ATGATGCTATTGCCGGAGCGACCACAGCGTCACGGGTGCCCTGCTCCGCTTTGCTTCGTTTGCCGCAAGTTGCCGCAAGGGCGGGAACTGCCCGCCTTGGCTCGGGGTTCGCGATGGAGCATGATGGAAGACGCTGATGGATCGGACTCAGCTGGGTTGTTGGAGCTGTATAAAGAGAGACCAAGGACGCACCTCGTTCAGATCTCGTTTTGGTCTTCATTCTCATCAGCTTCTTCATCAACCTCTCCGACTACTACAAACAACTCTCCAGACCAAAGCTTCAAAAGCTCCACCTACAGCCAAACCACCCTCATCACATACTCCCAACCACACACAGCCAAAATGCAGCTCTCCGGCCTCGTCACCTTCCTCTCTtctgtcgccgccgccgcggccgtctccgtctcctaCGACACCGGCTACGACGATGGTGCCCGCTCCCTGACCTCCGTCTCGTGCTCcgacggcgccaacggcctcatcaccagaTATGGCTGGCAAAACCAGGGCCAGGTCGCCCGCTTCCCCtacatcggcggcgtcgacgccgttgccggctgGAACTCCCCCAGC TGCGGCACCTGCTGGCAGCTCACCTACAACGGCAAGAGCATTaacgtcctcgccgtcgaccacgccggctccggcttcaacctcgccctcggcgccctgaACGACCTGACCAACGGCCAGgccgtccagctcggccgcATCGAGGCCCAGGCTACCCAGGTCGGCCTTAACGCCTGCGGCCTGTAG
- a CDS encoding Karyopherin kap123 has translation MDKGNLVQLLQASQIPDTEKVKAVTAELQKNYYSKPESLLLLIEITVSHDDAAIRQLSSVQALRLTPRHWSKLAADKRQLAKQHILDSILNDQSASSRRSKSRLLACAIGLDLEDGEGQDFVRNLLSLNTSDNVAHREVGSYILYALLDNDPTHFAEQTTQLLGLVQKTIVDPASAEVRLTSVKSVGALLMIVDPEEDTDSVKLIQQLIQPMVEILKNAISEGNDDHYRDVFEVFQSFLGYDSAFLAAHLKDLVHFMIDLAVNTDVEEDARSQALAFLSQCARYRRMKLQAMKDMGALLMSKSMQVVTEIDTDDEDDDNSPARTALSLIDQLASDLPPRQVIVPLLEQFTQFAQNPNPGHRKSAILSLGTAAEGAPDFIATQLQPLLPVVLQLLNDQDGSVRHAALVGLIHLADEMADELSPKHRELISALLTNLEAVAGSADKQSVRIIRAACGALDSLIGEGLEDDLINEFGPKLIVPMGKLLGHEDFAVKAAAAGAIGAIASALGGEQFKPYFNDVMGALGQYVTIKDSEEALALRSSVCDSMGRIADAVGAQEFQPYVMDLMKASEEALSLDNARLKETSFILWASLSKVYGNEFAHFLPGVFKGLFDCLELEEESVSIPGLTEEDIPEGLLLSGGKKLNFKAAAEDDDEEGMDEDADWEDLDDFAGVTAVALEQEIALEVLGDVITHSCGPDAIRQYLGDAMGKVAPLAEHPYDGARKAAISTLWRSYSRVWQLFEESTGTKWQAGFPPKQQPDEVIVNLGQMVVDATKGVWQEDTERMSNSRYTQLTQTYTMTVITEINRNMAATLKTCGPSILVHDDLLKESITILGTLITRSHPCQQDLGDEEEEQEAEGSSEFDWLVIDTALDVILGLATALGGDFAEMWKIFEKPILKFASSQESLERSTAVGVIAEAVKYMGEAVTPFTDSLLPVLLHRLTDPDSLAKSNAAYATGQLIFNSQSTNQTISQYPAVLEKLEPLLQIKESRMVDNVSGCISRMILRNPNPEFVERVLPAVVDVLPLQEDYEENAPIYQAIAKLYEQQNPTVVNLTPKILPILQAVLSPPEEQLEPETRQLVQKLASLLH, from the exons ATGGATAAAGGAAACTTGGTCCAGCTGCTCCAAGCGAGCCAGATTC CCGACACCgagaaggtcaaggccgtcacggccgaGTTGCAGAAGAACTACTACTCCAAGCCCGAGTCCCTTCTCCTGCTGATCGAGATCACCGTCTCCCACGATGACGCCGCCATCCGTCAGCTGTCCTCCGTCCAGGCTCTGCGCCTGACCCCCAGACACTGGTCGAAGCTTGCCGCCGACAAGCGACAGCTGGCCAAGCAACACATCCTGGACAGCATCCTGAACGACCAGTCTGCTTCCTCGCGCCGCTCCAAGTCGCGCCTTTTGGCCTGCGccatcggcctcgaccttgaggatggcgagggtCAGGACTTCGTTCGTAACCTCCTGTCCCTGAACACCTCCGACAACGTCGCCCACCGCGAGGTTGGCTCCTACATCCTCTATGCTCTCCTCGACAACGACCCCACCCACTTCGCCGAGCAGACCACTCaacttcttggcctcgtccagaAGACCATCGTCGACCCTGCCAGCGCTGAGGTCCGCCTGACTTCCGTCAAGTCCGTCGGCGCTCTTCTGATGATCGTCGACCCGGAGGAGGACACCGATAGCGTGAAGCTCATCCAGCAGCTCATCCAGCCCATGGTTGAGATCCTCAAGAACGCCATCTCCGAGGGCAACGATGACCACTACAGAGACGTGTTTGAGGTCTTCCAGTCCTTCTTGGGCTACGACTCtgccttcctcgccgcccacctCAAGGACCTCGTCCACTTCATGATTgacctcgccgtcaacaccgacgtcgaggaggatgcccGCTCGCAGGCCCTGGCTTTCCTCAGCCAGTGCGCCCGCTACCGCCGCATGAAGCTCCAGGCCATGAAGGACATGGGTGCTCTGCTCATGTCCAAGAGCATGCAAGTCGTCACCGAGATcgacaccgacgacgaggatgatgacaaCTCCCCCGCGAGAACCGCTCTGTCTCTCATCGACCAGCTGGCCAGCGACCTGCCTCCTCGCCAGGTCATTGTGCCTCTGCTCGAGCAGTTCACTCAGTTCGCTCAGAACCCCAACCCCGGTCACCGCAAGTCTgccattctctctctcggcactgccgccgagggtgctCCTGACTTCATCGCCACCCAGCTCCAGCCCTTGCTGCCCGTTGTTCTTCAGCTCTTGAACGACCAGGATGGCTCTGTCCGTCACGCTGCCCTTGTCGGTCTCAtccacctcgccgacgagatggCCGACGAGCTCTCTCCCAAGCACCGCGAACTCATCAGCGCCCTCCTCAccaacctcgaggccgtcgccggctcCGCCGACAAGCAGAGTGTCAGAATCATCCGTGCTGCCTGTGGTGCCCTCGACTCCCTCATCGGTGAGGGACTCGAGGACGACCTGATCAACGAGTTCGGCCCCAAGCTGATTGTCCCTATGGGTAAGCTCCTCGGTCACGAGGACTTCGCCgtgaaggccgccgccgccggtgccaTTGGCGCCATCGCCTCCGCTCTTGGTGGCGAGCAGTTCAAGCCCTACTTCAACGATGTTATGGGCGCTCTCGGCCAGTACGTCACCATCAAGGACAGCGAGGAGGCGCTTGCCCTTCGCTCGTCCGTCTGCGACTCCATGGGCCGCATCGCCGATGCCGTTGGCGCCCAGGAGTTCCAGCCCTACGTTATGGATCTCATGAAGGCCAGCGAGGAGGCCCTCAGCCTCGACAATGCTCGCCTCAAGGAGACCAGCTTCATTCTTTGGGCTTCCCTGTCCAAGGTCTACGGAAACGAGTTTGCTCACTTCCTCCCCGGTGTCTTCAAGGGTCTCTTTGACTGTCTTGAGCTTGAGGAGGAGTCTGTCTCCATCCCCGGCCTTACGGAGGAGGATATCCCTGAGGGTCTGCTGCTCTCCGGcggcaagaagctcaacttcaaggccgccgccgaagatgatgacgaggagggcaTGGATGAGGACGCCGACTGGGAAgacctcgacgacttcgCCGGTGTCACCGCCGTTGCTCTTGAGCAGGAGATCGCTCTCGAggttctcggcgacgtcATCACCCACTCTTGTGGCCCTGATGCCATCAGACAGTACCTTGGCGACGCTATGGGCAAGGTCGCCCCCCTCGCCGAGCACCCCTACGATGGCGCCCGCAAGGCCGCCATCTCCACCCTCTGGCGCTCTTACAGCCGTGTCTGGCAGCTCTTCGAGGAGTCGACCGGCACCAAGTGGCAGGCTGGTTTCCCCCCCAAGCAGCAGCCCGACGAGGTCATTGTCAACCTTGGCCAGATGGTTGTTGATGCCACCAAGGGTGTCTGGCAAGAGGACACTGAACG GATGAGTAACTCGCGTTATACCCAGCTCACTCAGACGTACACAAT GACCGTCATCACCGAGATCAACCGCAACATGGCGGCCACCCTCAAGACCTGCGGCCCCTCTATCCTCGTCCACGACGACCTGCTCAAGGAGAGCATCACCATCCTCGGCACCCTCATCACCCGCTCCCACCCCTGCCAgcaggacctcggcgacgaggaggaggagcaggaggccgagggctCTTCCGAGTTCGACTGGCTCGTCATCGACACCGCCCTGGACGTCATCCTTGGTCTCGCCAccgctctcggcggcgacttcGCCGAGATGTGGAAGATCTTTGAGAAGCCCATCCTCAAGTTCGCCAGCTCTCAGGAGTCCCTCGAGCGCTCCACCGCTGTGGgcgtcatcgccgaggcTGTCAAGTACAtgggcgaggccgtcaccCCCTTCACCGACTCTCTCCTGCCTGTGCTCCTCCACCGCCTGACGGACCCCGACTCCCTCGCCAAGTCCAACGCTGCCTACGCTACCGGCCAGCTCATCTTCAACTCCCAGTCTACCAACCAGACCATTTCCCAGTACCCCGCCGTTCTGGAGAAGCTTGAGCCCCTGCTGCAGATCAAGGAGTCCCGCATGGTCGACAACGTCTCTGGTTGCATCTCGCGCATGATCCTCCGCAACCCTAACCCCGAGTTTGTCGAGCGTGTGctccccgccgtcgtcgacgtcctgCCCCTTCAGGAGGACTACGAGGAGAATGCGCCCATCTAccaggccatcgccaagctGTACGAACAGCAGAACCCCACCGTCGTCAACCTCACCCCCAAGATCCTGCCTATCCTGCAGGCCGTTCTCAGCCCCCCGgaggagcagctcgagcCCGAGACCCGCCAGCTGGTCCAGAAGCTCGCTTCGCTGCTTCACTAA
- a CDS encoding Dimethylaniline monooxygenase gives MPAELRQDHGIINQNITARSDVAEKLQTGIFTLRRSSIASFTNRKLTRQGGHEWKPVEGAEGPVCRLLWDAGPCAVEAFWRGGQAGAG, from the coding sequence ATGCCGGCCGAGCTCCGGCAGGATCACGGCATCATCAACCAGAACATCACCGCCCGGAGCGACGTCGCGGAGAAGCTGCAGACGGGAATCTTCACCCTCCGCCGGTCTTCGATCGCGTCCTTCACCAACCGAAAGCTAACTCGACAGGGTGGTCACGAGTGGAAGCCCGTTGAGGGCGCTGAGGGTCCCGTCTGCCGTCTTCTTTGGGATGCCGGCCCCTGCGCAGTGGAGGCTTtttggcgaggagggcaagcCGGAGCTGGCTGA
- a CDS encoding Multicopper oxidase → MSVLRYLLPTLTLALGAIAESRNIQLDLTWETASPDGFARKMILVNGQFPGPRIELTEGDDVTVKVTNNIPYPATVHYHGIEMLNTPWSDGVPGLTQRPIQPGGSFEYKWKATQYGAYWYHAHYEGLIEDGLYGAITIHPAASHQKPFSLISSDGAAVHAMEQAEKKVVPLILSDHRHMISEEVHDLSAAANIQFSCYDSFLFNGKGSVQCRTPEQIDALLTQERKDVLANVAGARMTDKACIPAAIVARGQGDLSKIPPGVFDGCQPSDGGQETFKVEKSNCDTEKWVAFDIVGAYHLHTAMFSIDNHSMWVYAMDGAYVLPQEVEALPVTNGDRYSVLVKYKQQGDFTIRSASLIATQMISGTALLQWREKGQAEPQIVASTPWVRDNGQPVSRDVRVFRQALAKPYPPITIPRNGDALHKFVMHASGGSYYWALNDTVLLPADYENDTPVLFGVQAAESDPTILSTKNASWVDMVFQVGNSPQPPHPIHKHGNKMFLLGSGTGEFTWNSVEEAVAANSTGWNLVDPPRRDGFATPNAINNPTWMAVRYLVDNPGPWLLHCHIQSHIMGGMSVIIQDGIDAWPVTPQEYVNYA, encoded by the exons ATGTCAGTATTACGTTACCTTCTTCCGACCCTGACCTTGGCGCTGGGAGCCATCGCCGAGTCTCGCAACATTCAGTTGGACCTCACTTGGGAGACGGCCTCCCCCGATGGCTTCGCCAGAAAGATGATTCTGGTCAACGGCCAGTTCCCCGGACCAAGAATCGAGCTcaccgagggcgacgacgtcaCCGTCAAGGTCACCAACAACATCCCATATCCCGCGACCGTCCACTACCACG GTATTGAGATGCTGAACACCCCCTGGTCCGATGGTGTCCCCGGCCTCACCCAGCGACCCATCCAGCCCGGCGGCAGCTTTGAGTACAAGTGGAAGGCCACCCAGTACGGTGCCTACTGGTACCATGCACACTACGAGGGCCTCATCGAGGATGGTCTCTATggcgccatcaccatccACCCTGCCGCCTCTCACCAGAAGCCCTTTAGCCTGATCTccagcgacggcgccgccgtccacgCAATggagcaggccgagaagaaggttGTTCCTCTTATTTTGTCCGACCACCGCCACATGATCTCCGAGGAGGTTCACGATCTTTCTGCGGCCGCCAACATCCAGTTCTCATGCTACGACTCTTTTCTGTTCAACGGAAAGGGTAGCGTCCAGTGCCGTACCCCCGAGCAGATTGACGCGCTCTTGACCCAGGAGCGAAAGGATGTCTTGGCCAACGTTGCCGGTGCCAGGATGACCGACAAGGC CTGCATTCCCGCTGCCATCGTCGCTCGCGGTCAGGGAGACCTGAGCAAGATTCCTCCCGGTGTCTTTGATGGTTGCCAACCTAGCGATGGCGGCCAGGAGACCTTCAAGGTTGAGAAGAGCAACTGCGACACTGAGAAGTGGGTTGCCTTTGACATCGTCGGTGCCTACCACCTGCACACCGCCATGTTCTCCATCGACAACCACTCCATGTGGGTTTACGCCATGGACGGCGCCTACGTCCTTCCccaggaggtcgaggccctGCCCGTCACCAACGGTGACCGCTACTCCGTTCTCGTCAAGTACAAGCAGCAGGGTGACTTCACCATCCGGTCCGCCTCCCTCATTGCCACGCAGATGATCAGCGGTACCGCCCTCCTCCAGTGGCGCGAGAAGGGCCAGGCTGAGCCCCAGATTGTTGCTTCTACTCCCTGGGTTCGTGACAACGGCCAGCCCGTCTCCCGCGACGTCCGCGTCTTCCGCCAGGCCCTCGCCAAGCCCTACCCTCCCATCACCATCCCCCGCAACGGTGACGCCCTGCACAAGTTCGTGATGCACGCCTCGGGCGGTTCTTACTACTGGGCGCTGAACGACACCGTTCTCCTGCCTGCGGACTACGAGAACGACACCCCCGTCCTCTTCGGCGTCCAGGCCGCAGAGTCCGACCCCACCATCCTCTCGACCAAGAACGCCAGCTGGGTTGACATGGTCTTCCAGGTTGGCAACTCGCCGCAGCCTCCTCACCCCATCCACAAGCACGGCAACAAGATGTTCCTGCTCGGCAGCGGCACCGGCGAGTTCACCTGGAActcggtcgaggaggccgtcgccgccaatAGCACCGGCTGGAACCTGGTCGACCCCCCTCGCCGCGACGGCTTTGCGACCCCCAACGCTATCAACAACCCCACGTGGATGGCCGTGCGGTACCTTGTCGACAACCCGGGCCCTTGGTTGCTCCACTGCCACATCCAGAGCCATATCATGGGTGGCATGTCCGTCATCATCCAGGACGGCATCGACGCTTGGCCCGTCACGCCGCAGGAGTACGTCAACTACGCTTAA
- a CDS encoding Short-chain dehydrogenase, producing MSFPSKTTLITGATSGIGLALADRLVANGTYVIAVGRRTDRLDALVSAHGPEKVAAEPFDVTDLEALPAWVDK from the coding sequence ATGTCCTTTCCATCCAAGACGACCCTCATCACGGGCGCGACGTCGGGAatcggcctcgccctggccgaccgcctcgtcgccaacggcacctacgtcatcgccgtcgggCGCCGGACCGACCGCCTCGACGCTCTCGTCTCCGCCCACGGGCCCGAaaaggtcgccgccgagcccttCGACGTcaccgacctcgaggccctgcCGGCATGGGTCGACAAATGA
- a CDS encoding Short-chain dehydrogenase, with protein sequence MITHFLPHLQSLRSSITTSSCSIILVSSGLALVPIPRCPNYCATKSALHSLAWSLRAQLAAHGPSAHIRVVEVVPPAVRTELHSQQPDLVAAGQADFGMPLDEFTEETWAALLEGNEDEIIVGPAKNFAHVEMDRKKMFDKITESFNNGNKS encoded by the coding sequence ATGATCACCCATTTCCTCCCTCATCTCCAGTCCCTCCGGTCGTCCATCACCACCAGCAGCTGTTCCATAATTCTCGTCTCTTCaggcctcgccctcgtccccaTCCCCCGCTGCCCGAATTACTGCGCCACAAAGTCCGCCCTTCACTCCCTCGCCTGGTCCCTCCGCGCCCAGCTTGCCGCCCACGGGCCGTCGGCTCACATCCGCGTCGTTGAAGTCGTCCCGCCCGCCGTCCGGACCGAGCTGCATTCCCAGCAGCCCGATCTTGTCGCCGCAGGCCAGGCTGACTTCGGCATGCCACTCGACGAGTTCACCGAGGAAACTTGGGCGGCGTTGCTGGAGGGGAATGAAGATGAAATCATCGTTGGGCCGGCCAAGAACTTTGCCCATGTTGAAATGGACAGGAAAAAGATGTTCGACAAGATAACCGAGTCGTTCAACAACGGCAACAAGTCGTAA